DNA from Geobacillus vulcani PSS1:
CGCACGGCCCCATCCAGACCCCGTCCACGAGTCCATTGCCGATGGTCAGTTCCTTGATTCTCGCCAACAATCTCTGCTTAAACGGTTCGTATATAGCGCTTTGCACGAAAACGCGGCTTGTCGCTGTACATTTTTGCCCCGTCGAACGCAGCCCGCCGCTAATCGTTGCTTCCACCGCGCGCTCAAGGTCGGCATCTTCCAGCACAATGACCGGGTTTTTGCCGCCCATTTCCAGCTGATACTTTGCCCCTCTGGCCACCGCTTTTTGGGCGATCATTTTGCCGACGTCATTGGAACCGGTGAAGGTGATCGCGTGAATATGCGGATGTTCGGCCATGGCGTTGCCGATCACCGACCCTTTCCCCATCACCAAGTTGACGACCCCGGCCGGCAATCCGGCTTCGTCAAAGCACTCCACGATTTTGGCCGCCGTGACCGCCGTTTCCTGCGCCGGCTTAAACACCACCGTGTTACCATAGACGATAGCGGGAGCGATTTTCCAAATCGGGATGGCGACGGGAAAGTTCCATGGCGTGATCACGCCGACCACTCCAAGCGGCACGCGGGTTGTAAACATGAGCGCCTCGCTGTCCGTAGAAGGAATGACCTCGCCGATGGAACGCATTCCTTCTCCAGCGTAGTAGCGCAAAATGTTTACTCCCCGCTGCACCTCCCCTTTCGCTTCCGGGAGCGTTTTCCCCATTTCCCTTGTCACCGTTTCCGCAATCTCATCAAGCCGTTGCTCAAGAACGTCAGCTACGCGGAACAAATACTCCCCGCGTTTTGGGCCGGACAATTTCCGCCATGCCGGTTGCGCTCGTCCCGCCGCTTCGACCGCGGCGTTCAAGTCCTCGATGCCGGACTGCTGCACATAGCCGACAATATCGTGAATATTGGCTGGGTTGATGCTCGGTTCGGTTTGGTTTGTGGATGAAGGGATCCATTGACCGTTAATGTAATTCAAATACGTTTGTCTTGCTCCTGCCGTCATGATCCATTCTCCTTTCCTTGAACATCATCACAACGGCCAGCCTTCTTTGAAACAATGTTTGACTGTGCCGTCGCAAACAACCTATCGCTTTACTACCATACTACTACAGTTCAAATATTTCGTAAATTCACATTCATGCGACGAAATGACAACAAGATGGCCGATCATCGTGCGTTGGCGACAAAAACATCCATGAGGAAATGTTGCTCCTCGCCCCAGCATGAACATCACGGCTCACTGATGAGTGATGTTTACAGAAAAACAGAAGGTGCCCCAAAAGGATTGGGACACCTTCTTCCATCGCTATATGTGCACTGGATGCTGATCTTGAAGACAGACGACTTTTTAGGTCAGCCCCAGCCAAAATGAATCCGCATCATCTTAATCATGGAAATTCGTTCCGTCTGTGACTTCTTTAACAATGCCGGCACGGATGACGAAGTCGCCGAAATGTTCGCCGTCAAGCCGCTCTTTCGCGTAGCGGGACAAAAGGACGCGCAGTTCGCGCAAAATGTCTTCTTCGCCGATGTTTTCGCGGTACAGCTTGCCAAGGCGCGTGCCGTTGAAGGCGGCGCCGAGGTACATGTTGTATTTGCCGACCGCTTTGCCGACGAAGGCGATTTCAGCGAGCACGTGGCGGGCGCAGCCGTTCGGACAGCCCGTCATGCGGATCGTGATTTCTTCATCACGCAAGCCGTTTTCATCGATGATTTCCTCAATTTTATCGAGCAGTTTCGGCAAGTACCGCTCCGCTTCCGTCATCGCGAGGCCGCATGTCGGCAGCGCCACACAGGCGAGCGCGTTGCGACGCAAGGCGGTGTACCGGCGTCCGTCGGTCAAGCCGTACTTGGCGATCAGCGCCTCGATTTCCGGTTTTTTCTCGCTCGTTACATTGGCGATGACTAAATTTTGGTTCGGCGTCAGCCGGAAATCGCCGGTATGAACGTTGGCGATTTCGCGCAAGCCGGTCATCAGCTTGTAATCATCGTAGTCTTTGACGCGGCCGCCTTCGACAAAGAGGGTGAAATGCCACGTTCCATTGACGCCTTCGACCCAGCCGTAGCGGTCGCCGCTATGTTCAAAATGGTATGGACGCGCTTCCTCAAACTTCCAGCCAAGACGGCGCTCAATTTCCTCTTTGACCGCTTCCAAGCCAAGCCGGTCGATCGTGTATTTGAAGCGGGCGTGTTTGCGTGACGAGCGGTTGCCGTAGTCGCGCTGCACGGTCATAATTTTCTCCGCCACGTCCACGACTTGATCCGGACGACAGAAGCCGATCACTTTGGCGAGCTGCGGATAGGTTGTTTTGTCGCCGTGGGTCATCCCCATGCCGCCGCCGATGGCGACGTTAAACCCGGCGAGCTTGCCGTCCTCGACAATAGCGATGAACCCAATGTCTTGCGAGAACACATCGACATCGTTAGACGGCGGAATGGCGATGCCGATTTTAAATTTCCGCGGCAAATAGGTCGGGCCGTAAATCGGTTCTTCCTCACCGTCGACTGGAGGCGTCCCCGCCACTTTTTCATCATCCAACCAAATTTCATAATACGCCCGTGTCCGCGGCAACAAATGGTCGCTGATCAGCTTCGCCCATTCGTACACTTCCGCGTGCACTTCCGATTGGTACGGATTCGGGTTGCACATCACGTTCCGATTGACGTCGCCGCAAGCGGCAAGCGTCGTCATCAAAGCGCTGTTGATGGCTTGCATCGTCTTTTTCACGTTCCATTTCAAGACGCCATGCAATTGAAACGCTTGACGCGTCGTCAGTTTCAACGTGCCGTTGGCGTATTTGCGGGCGATTTCATCCATGACCAGCCACTGCTCCGGCGTCGCCACCCCACCCGGCGTGCGGACGCGGATCATAAACTGATACGCCGGCTCAAGCTTTTGTTTTTGCCGCTCGGTGCGGACATCCCGGTCGTCTTGCAAGTAGCTGCCGTGGAACTTCATCAGCCGGTTGTCATCATCGGGAATGCCCGCGCTGAGCGGGTCTTCCATCGTTTCAGCAAGCGTGCCGCGCAAGTAACGGCTTTCCCGCTTGATGCGCTCGACATCGCTTGGCGGTCCGTCCGGCGCCGTTAAGATGACTTTCGCCATTTTCCTTCCCACTCCTTTTTTCGATTAATAGACATCGCGTTGGTACCGTTTTTGCTTTTGCATCTCAGTGACATACGCTTCTGCCTGTTCGCGGCTCATACCGCCTTCTTTTTCGATAATATCGATGAGCGTCTGATGGACGTCGCGCGCCATGTGCTGCTTGTCGCCGCATACGTAGACGACGGCGCCTTCCTCAAGCCAGCCGAACAGCTCCTTGCTTCGTTCGAGCATTCGGTGCTGAACGTACACTTTTTTCTCCGTATCGCGCGAGAAGGCGACATCCATTTTGGTCAGCACGCCGCTTTTCAGCCACGCGAGCCATTCCGTCTGGTATAAGAAATCGGTCATAAAATGTTGATCGCCAAAGAACAGCCACGATTTTCCGCTCACGCCTGTCGCCTCGCGCTCTTGCATAAAGGCGCGGAACGGCGCCACCCCGGTTCCTGGACCAATCATGATGATCGGCGTGTCCGGATCCTTCGGCAGCTTAAAATTCGGGTTCGGCTGCACAAAGACCGGCAAGGTGTCGCCGACTTGGACGCGCTCGGCGCAAAAGGTTGAGCATACCCCTTTGCGCAGGCGGCCGTAAGACTCATAGCGAACCGCCCCGATCGTCAAATGCACCTCGTCTGGATACGCGGCTAAGCTGCTCGCGATTGAATACAGGCGCGGCGGCATTTTCCGCAGGATGGAAATGATTTGTTGCGGCGCAGCGTCCCACGGGCCGAAATCGCGCAAGGCATCGAGCAAGTCGCGGCCTTTGGCGTATTCTTTCAGCTTCGCCTCATTGCCTGGCGCCACAAGCTCTTGAAGCGCGCTGTTTTTCGACAGCGGCGCCAGTTTTTGCAGCAGCGCTTTCGTCAAAACGGTGATTTCAAAATGGGACGTGAGCGCTTCTTTCAGCGACCGCACTTCCCCATCTTTATCGATCGTCACCGTTTCTTCCGGATTCCATTTCATTTCTTGGATGACAAGGTCGACAAGCTCCGGATCGTTTTTCGGGAAAATGCCGAGCGCATCGCCCGGCTCATATTTTAAGCCCGATCCTTCAAGCGACAATTCTAAATGGCGCGTTTCCTTGTTTGACCCGCGGCCGTTTAAGTTGATGTTTTCCAACACCTCGGCCGGGAACGGATTTTTCCGCGAATAGACGACAGCCGGCTCCGCTTTCGGCGCCGCAGCCACCGCCGACAAGAGCGGAGCCGCTCCAACGCTGGCGTTTGCCTCTTTGCTCAACTCGCCAAGCACGCCGTCAAGCCATTTCGCCGCCGCTTCCTCGTAATCGACATCGCAATCGACGCGCGGATAAAACCGCGTTCCGCCCAGCTCCTCGAGCCGCTTGTCGAAATCTTTCCCC
Protein-coding regions in this window:
- the gucD gene encoding alpha-ketoglutaric semialdehyde dehydrogenase GucD: MTAGARQTYLNYINGQWIPSSTNQTEPSINPANIHDIVGYVQQSGIEDLNAAVEAAGRAQPAWRKLSGPKRGEYLFRVADVLEQRLDEIAETVTREMGKTLPEAKGEVQRGVNILRYYAGEGMRSIGEVIPSTDSEALMFTTRVPLGVVGVITPWNFPVAIPIWKIAPAIVYGNTVVFKPAQETAVTAAKIVECFDEAGLPAGVVNLVMGKGSVIGNAMAEHPHIHAITFTGSNDVGKMIAQKAVARGAKYQLEMGGKNPVIVLEDADLERAVEATISGGLRSTGQKCTATSRVFVQSAIYEPFKQRLLARIKELTIGNGLVDGVWMGPCASQKQLETVLYYIQKGIEEGATLLCGGRRLDDGEFGTGFYVEPTVFENVSPNMTIAREEIFGPVLALLKVETFEEALALANDTPFGLSASIFTKNIGKMLAFIQDIEAGLVRINEESAGVELQAPFGGMKQSSSHSREQGRAAIEFFTAIKTVFVKG
- the cysI gene encoding assimilatory sulfite reductase (NADPH) hemoprotein subunit yields the protein MAKVILTAPDGPPSDVERIKRESRYLRGTLAETMEDPLSAGIPDDDNRLMKFHGSYLQDDRDVRTERQKQKLEPAYQFMIRVRTPGGVATPEQWLVMDEIARKYANGTLKLTTRQAFQLHGVLKWNVKKTMQAINSALMTTLAACGDVNRNVMCNPNPYQSEVHAEVYEWAKLISDHLLPRTRAYYEIWLDDEKVAGTPPVDGEEEPIYGPTYLPRKFKIGIAIPPSNDVDVFSQDIGFIAIVEDGKLAGFNVAIGGGMGMTHGDKTTYPQLAKVIGFCRPDQVVDVAEKIMTVQRDYGNRSSRKHARFKYTIDRLGLEAVKEEIERRLGWKFEEARPYHFEHSGDRYGWVEGVNGTWHFTLFVEGGRVKDYDDYKLMTGLREIANVHTGDFRLTPNQNLVIANVTSEKKPEIEALIAKYGLTDGRRYTALRRNALACVALPTCGLAMTEAERYLPKLLDKIEEIIDENGLRDEEITIRMTGCPNGCARHVLAEIAFVGKAVGKYNMYLGAAFNGTRLGKLYRENIGEEDILRELRVLLSRYAKERLDGEHFGDFVIRAGIVKEVTDGTNFHD
- a CDS encoding assimilatory sulfite reductase (NADPH) flavoprotein subunit, producing MQLQVTNSPFTQEQIELLNRLLPTLTPSQKLWLSGYLAAAEAAVTVLNAEAPTLFAGGGKPVSKEVTVLYGSQTGNAQKLAEKAGKALKERGFEAKVLSMLDFKPNELKKVETLLIVVSTHGEGDPPDNAVSFYEFLHSKRAPKLNHLRFSVLALGDTSYEHFCQTGKDFDKRLEELGGTRFYPRVDCDVDYEEAAAKWLDGVLGELSKEANASVGAAPLLSAVAAAPKAEPAVVYSRKNPFPAEVLENINLNGRGSNKETRHLELSLEGSGLKYEPGDALGIFPKNDPELVDLVIQEMKWNPEETVTIDKDGEVRSLKEALTSHFEITVLTKALLQKLAPLSKNSALQELVAPGNEAKLKEYAKGRDLLDALRDFGPWDAAPQQIISILRKMPPRLYSIASSLAAYPDEVHLTIGAVRYESYGRLRKGVCSTFCAERVQVGDTLPVFVQPNPNFKLPKDPDTPIIMIGPGTGVAPFRAFMQEREATGVSGKSWLFFGDQHFMTDFLYQTEWLAWLKSGVLTKMDVAFSRDTEKKVYVQHRMLERSKELFGWLEEGAVVYVCGDKQHMARDVHQTLIDIIEKEGGMSREQAEAYVTEMQKQKRYQRDVY